One genomic segment of Suricata suricatta isolate VVHF042 chromosome 16, meerkat_22Aug2017_6uvM2_HiC, whole genome shotgun sequence includes these proteins:
- the LOC115280933 gene encoding uncharacterized protein LOC115280933, with amino-acid sequence MRQMADVGGLAGPLRAWSPLPEGPASGPQRLRVSEALCCRDRGAPATPVIPVGTRELVASPPRGGPPGRPRSRSPATVRPPLIGTRAGPGERAAEEELDGVEGVAGGVVGGAFMVTVAEATDSSSRRARSLAFASLSGRCRLRAWGRVRPSWWQSWDPSAGARGQPLTLSPEEAGGEGRLCLPGAQSKGRQRRRLGPPLATPSACCRPPGPTPADQPHPHCRLDVGTPCNTWKAHFRSAAGTRTTHTAGLGFAGSPSPEPAADPACPRGTGEPANPQPPMRPAGVQLRSQEKLVILPTSWMFISGSAQKSHISFWIRDQETDSSRSGKHSRPHGEGCARQLRDCRFHSEAPKDGESKQK; translated from the exons ATGCGCCAAATGGCTGATGTGGGTG GCCTCGCGGGCCCCCTGCGAGCCTGGAGCCCCCTTCCCGAGGGGCCCGCCTCTGGCCCCCAGCGATTGCGGGTGtctgaggctctgtgctgccgtGACCGTGGGGCCCCAGCGACACCAG TCATTCCGGTGGGGACGCGGGAGCTTGTGGCCTCGCCTCCCCGAGGCGGCCCCCCGGGTCGGCCACGCAGCCGCAGCCCAGCGACCGTGAGGCCCCCTCTGATCGGGACGCGGGCCGGGCCGGGCGAACGTGCAG CTGAGGAGGAGCTGGATGGTGTGGAGGGTGTGGcggggggtgtggtggggggggcCTTCATGGTCACTGTGGCCGAGGCCACAGATTCCAGCTCCCGGCGAGCAC GCTCTCTCGCCTTCGCCAGCCTGTCCGGACGCTGCCGGCTCCGGGCCTGGGGCCGTGTCCGCCCCTcatggtggcagagctgggatccgAGTGCTGGAGCTCGGGGACAG CCGCTCACCTTGAGCCCAGAAGAGGCAGGAGGCGAGGGGAGGTTGTGCTTGCCGGGCGCGCAGTCCAAGGGGAGGCAGAGACGCCGTCTCGGACCACCGCTGGCGACGCCCTCTGCGTGCTGCCGCCCACCTGGCCCGACGCCAGCGGACCAGCCTCATCCGCACTGCCGGCTGGACGTGGGGACTCCTTGTAACACCTG GAAAGCTCATTTCAGATCTGCGGCAGGAACTAGGACAACTCACACGGCGGGCCTCGGGTTTGCCGGGAGCCCGAGCCCCGAGCCAGCCGCTGACCCCGCCTGTCCTCGGGGCACAGGGGAGCCAGCAAACCCCCAGCCGCCCATGAGGCCAGCGGGGGTCCAGCTCCGGtcacaggaaaaa CTAGTGATTTTGCCAACTTCCTGGATGTTCATTTCTGGTTCTGCACAAAAGAGCCACATTTCCTTTTGGATCCGGGATCAGGAGACAGACAGCAGCAGATCCGGGAAACA CTCGCGGCCCCACGGGGAGGGGTGTGCTCGCCAACTGCGTGACTGCAGGTTTCATTCCGAGGCTCCGAAAGATGGCGAAAGTAAACAGAAGTAG